A segment of the Odontesthes bonariensis isolate fOdoBon6 chromosome 8, fOdoBon6.hap1, whole genome shotgun sequence genome:
TCTAACGTTGCCAGGCAACGCCACTCTGGGAGTTTCAGCCAGGGAAATATTTTAAAGCTTCTcaacccaaaaaaagaaaacaaagggagGCACCCAGGTTTGTTGAAAATGAGGCAGAGACGCAGTTTAGAATATacaaaatataattttattGGTCCCAATTTACTTTACAAAAGGGTAAAAACCTCACTCACTCACTGGTGATCAAGGGGGGAACCAATCAGGGCTGAGACTTACGATGATGGACCGTCCAAAGAAAGGTACCCAACTAGCACCATACGTGAAACAAGTAAAAGTGAAGCAAACTCAAACGACGTGCAAAACAAAAGAGGGACACCGCCACACCAATCCAGCAACAGAGACTCAGCACCTGAATGAGGGGAGATGAGAGCAGCAGGTTAAAAATagaaaactaaaccaaaactaATACAGAAAGTTAAGAAAACACATAATCAAATTTAAGCAAAAAAACTATAATATAAAACACTGATAAATGGCTTAACTAAAGCTCTACAGAATCACAAATGAGGAGAACATCAAGTTGAAAAAACACAGATGATTAGGACCCAGTTAAAATGTGGCTTGACCTAGTTAGGAGACCCACAGCGAAGCCCGCAAAACGAAACAACAGCACCACCAGACTATTTACATTAAAAAGGCAAAATTAAGAAATCAGAAGCAGAATAAAGTGTTGGCTGTTTCACAGCCCGCTAGCCAAGTTTTCCGCTCTTACCAGCTCCGCGAAAATCCTCGGTTACCTTTAGTATAAATCTGTTTTATATTCAAATTTGGTCTGGGAGGTCCTGGTTGTTTGGTTGGCAATTTCGCCTCTCCGTAGGTGACCATAAATCACCCTTTATCCTCTGAAAGGGGTTTCTTTCAATGAAACAATTGAGTTGTACTCCGTACATACTGGCGCGTGGTGTCTACGCTAGCTATCTTCACGTtccatatgacgaaagcacgttgggGCGAGCCCTCCCGGAACCCATAGAGATTGTATTGtaaccatggatgtattattaTCGCCTGCTTTTAAACGcaagaaatttgaaaaaaaaaaacagattttacaTTCGAGTCAATGGGAGCAGTTTGGGGCGATTTTCAATCTGACCAGAATCGCCCCAAAGGGGCGGTACCTCATGGAGAAAGGCCTTACGCTAATTGGACAGTGACAAACAGAGCAGCTGAAACTGTCTAGAACTGTCACAACCACCGTAATGCTGTGGAaaatatgacagaaaaaaatccTCTTTTTTCCCTTTGGTGGTGCGTCGCCTATTTTAAAATATCTCAACAAAGTCTAGCTGCTTTTAACCAAAGAAGACTTTTGCCTCTCTTATTTTGACGGTCTGAGCCGGATGAGCTCGTTTACGTTTCGGTGCGTTTTACTGCACGCCTCGTCTCACGCCGTGTGACACCCATTGACAGCCTTTAAGATTCCGTGGGGAGAGGAGCAGCGCACCAGCACTCAGTGATGTAAGTTTTGAAAACTTTTTCGTTACTTTTACTCGCTCAAAACTGACACCGCCAGTTCGTCCGTGAGAGCGTTTAAACGCGCGCGAGTGCAAGAACTTTAAAAAGTGCTCGACCGTTGGAAAGCCGCTGCGTTCAAATTATGTGTCTGCTtaatttgtcttggtttgttaTAACAGCAGGCGCGTGGTAAAATACACGAATGCAATACAATACTAAAGAGTTCTTGGAGTCATCACGAGTCACGCTACTTTCATTTAATGTTACCGTAACAGCAGCATTGTCTTTTTGGCTTGTAAGGACTCGGTTGTTACTTCTACCTGTCGAGCTAATGGGGGAATGTTACCTAAACACACCATTGTGTCCACATAATTGCTTTATTTGCCCCTTGGATCTCCGACAAAAAGCTCCAAACTTCGTGGTAGAGTGTGGTTTATTGTTTCTGCAAGGTGCTTTCTTGAGAGATAAATAAAGCTCTGTTTGCGATAATGTACATGCACATCTTTGTCTGCTTGTTTTGGCTGCACACAGTGGTCCCCCTGTTCAGTAAAACAGATAAATGAATCACCTCTCCGGTTTTGTCCATCTGATTTGCTCAACTAAGAAGAGATGTGCAACTCTGTaaaagcagagcagcagcaaagAAGACAATAAAAGGACTGGAATGTTGCGGACTTGTTCATTTCGACCTTTTTGCGAACTTGCGCATCAGTTGTAATCGGTAATATATTTGTGCATAGCATTATCACTGCATGGACACGAGTTATTTTAATCTAAAACcgctgaaataataataaaaaaaaccttgctAATTATTACCATCTGCCAAAGGACCAGTGTCCaaagttttttctttgcatttgaAGGCAATTGTGTAACAGATCTGCTGTCTGATCCTGCTGGAACATCCTATGCAAAGTCAAAGGTCACTTCAGCATGTGTGACACAACATTGTAGACTGAGTAGCTGCAGACTGTGCAGCGCTATCGTTACAAAACAGAACTGCGTGTTTTTACATCCTCAAACTACGACTGTTACAGAGTATTTGATGTGTTTTCAATGTGAAAAATAAGGTTTTCGGTTCGCatatttaaagtgtcctgaagTTATCTGAATATTTCTATGCACACAGTGGCCATCACATTACAGTCTTTTTGCTGATGTTTGGCCCACTGTTCGCTGCAAATTGTTTTGTGGCCATGTCACAAACACTTGCCGTTGGTTTAGTTGTTCTTCCTGCTCTCGGTCAGGTTGGGGAGGAGGTCATCGTTGGTGGCTCTGCTGGCTCTGGCCGTTGGAGTTTACCTGCTGCCGTCGCCCATAGACCCCAAACCATACGTGTAAGTAGAAGTGTATGCGCTTTAGTTTTTCCAtcttattgtgtatttttaacTGCAGCTGACTGCAACCACCTCTTGTTTTTTCAGTCTAAAGGGGCCTCCTCCAGCCCTCGAGGGGCTGTTGGCTGTTAACACTCGCCTGCAGAAAGGCCGCAGGCTGTTCACAGGGAAACTGCATGGACCAGAATCCTTCACTGCTGACGAGAAAGGTAAGCAAGTCTTGTCACTTCTTGACGTCATCAATTCTTATTTGATATTATTAAGTGTTACTTGTCTTTATTACTGCTCAGAAGGAGCCATGACAACCTTAATGTTTGGATACTGAACCGGATCAGGTGGCTCCGATACAATTGTTTGCTTAAAACAAAATTCAATCCGATTCATTGTTTAACCTGAATCAGTAGATCTCCTGTAGGTTTGCAGTTCTTCCTGTTTAAACCTGTTTCCGTTCAACAGTTTGACTCCAGAGCCGAGTGCTCGACTATTCAGAAACATTCAGTGCTGTGAGGTTCAGGCTTATCTTAAAAGTATTGCCTGCCTGCATAGTGAACATCCATAGTGTCTTCTAGCTCTCAGTTACACCCATCCCTTTTTTTTCGCCTTCAAGATCAAAATTACAGACGGCCAAAAGAAGGATTTTTCATTGATCTGAAATGAGACACATTATTgattgttttgcttctcagcaAGACTTTTATGTTCAGAGTGAATTTGTAATCTGCAACATCAGTCTTGCCCAGAGGCGCGCTGAATGCTGTTTGTTCAGCTCTTTTCCCTCCTAACAGTCACAGATTAAGATTTTGCAAAGTGAACGCATGTGTGTGGAAGCTCGAGGTCTCTCGTGTGTGTTTTCAGGTAACGTGTACACAGGAACCGTGGACGGGAAGCTGTGGAGGATCGGTCCTGATGACAGCCTCACCCTCATCACACACATGGGACAGAATCTACCAGAGTGCGGTTTGTATTCTTTTGcctgcttcttcctctgtgttcaGTGACGACTGCATCCTTCCTCTCACCCTCTATTCCTATTTTTTCATGCTTTTCAGAACTTTACAATTTGTTGTAATCTGTATTTTGGTGCTATGAAGACTTTCCCGACTTTAAAGGATAAAGCTTTTATGCGTGCAGCCATTTAAAATCAAATATCATCATCACAAAAAAGTGTGTGTCGTGTGTTTTTCCAGGCAGCAGCACAGACTATGAACCCGTGTGTGGTCGCCCTCATGGCGTTCGACTGGACCGCCGCGGTCAGCTGATTGTCGCAGACTCTTACTTGGGGCTGCACAGCGTTGACCCCAAAACTGGAGAAAAGACTCTATTGTTGGCTAATTCAGAGGGTACggtgtgtttgttgtgtttttttttactaaatgtAGCCCCCTTAGTGCTAAATCCGTGAGCTGCCTCgtcctctctctctcctttCTGTCCTCAGGCGCTGATGGCGTTCCCTTTGCCTTTCTGAACGGCCTCGAGATTTCCTCTCAGACTGGGATCATCTATTTTACCGACTCCTCCAGTCGCTGGGGGCGCAGACACGTCAAGCTGGAGGTGAGATAAGGAAAAAAGACGGATCAGATGAATAAACCAGCTTCAGGCCTGAGCTTTGAAATAACAATGAGACGAGCAGCGACATCTGAAAGAGTTGATGAGAAGTTAAAAGAAGCAAGTTGTGTGACTCAGCTTTTCTCGTACAAGATCTATTGATGGAAGGCTGAAGTCAGCAGGCTTCATTAGGtcttttttccagtgttgccTCGGGAACTGCAGCCCTTCAGCACACAGGAAGGTTCTCAGTTTTGGTATTTGCACTTGTACACCAGAAGAAAAGAGAATGCCAAGAGCCCATTCAGCACTGCTAGTGAGGCTCCAAAAATGGATGAACTCCTCTCAGATTTGAGCAGGAAGTAGACGTCCATGTAAATGAGAGATTTGACTTACTGGAAAACACCTGCTGACATTAAAGTCATTAGAATATGAAAATGAACACATTCGGAAAAGCGGTTATCATCAAAAAGGTCACAGGATTCGAGACGACAAATCTGGCATGAGATGACAGTTTTGACATTATTCAGGGAATTTCACTCTGACCTGCTTGTCAGATTCTGATATTTCAGTCATATATCTTAGAGTTTTAAGTCCACAGCAACTGTGATGAAGATGTGGTTCAGTTTTCAAAAACCTCAGGAAGtttagagagagagaaaaaaaggacagaaaTGTAGTAATAAGTGCTGTATAAAGGATACAACAGCTTTATGCAACAAAAAGGTTTTAAGGACATGAATCCTGTTCAAGGTCAAGCAGCATACCTCTAACTACCTGGCACTATTGACTAGCTGTTCCTGCTACATGCATATTTTACAACCAAGAGACAGTGAACACAATGGGCCTCTCATCGTTAGTTCGGTTGTGTTGTGGATACGAAGGCTACCAGAACTCCTATGAAGCAGGTGAGGCTGGATGTGGTGGAGGACATGCTGTCTGGAGACTTTTCCCTCACCTCTGCACAGCTGTGAGCTGCATATGTAAACTAGtgtttcacatgtaaacacagccaaAATTACAAAGGGTTACCGTCTGTATAGCCCCTTTTTTTCCTGAGGCACCCTGATGCTTTTTTCAGGAAACCAATCTTTAGGGCAGAAAAACTGTCACCCTAGTAACCAGGAGAAATTAAGGATACATTTGTGCTTGCTGTGTCTTTCTATTCCAAGCAGGAGGCTGACAGAACAAAATATCAGAACAAAGAAAAGCCCATTTTGTGGGTATTTTTGGCAAAAGCATCCTATTAGTAACGTGATGGCTGCCTGTCAAAAGAAAATTGACCCGCAGCCTGTCGCAGGCGACCCAGACGAGCGCAGAGTCGGTCTGCAGAGCCAGTCAGCTCTCTGAGAGTCGTGCTATTGCAGAGCGAAACCATCTGAAAAGAGTCCCACTTAGAGTCTTGAAAAGGCGAGAGCTTCCAAAGGTTGTGCCAGCGCTCTTCTGCCAGAGAAAACCTCAAACTATAACCAAAGAATCAATCAAATAAACTAGGATGAGTTGGAATATATTCGCTCACAAAACGTCATTTAATAAAATTTGATAAAACGGGAGCTGAGCTCACAGGGCAGAAATTGTGGATGTAGGGAGCTGCTCAAAGAGATGAACAccgagaagagagagagagaaacatcAAATGAATGTAAGACTACATTGAAAGGTGGTCTGGCTCAATTATGTTAATTTAATTTATGCATTAGGCATTTTACATTAGAGTACCTTAACTTTAGTTAAGCCTCGAGCAGAATATACAGACGTTTGAGTGAACATACAACATCTCTGGATAGGGGGAGTCCCATTTATATGTCACAAG
Coding sequences within it:
- the LOC142385810 gene encoding adipocyte plasma membrane-associated protein, translated to MLGRRSSLVALLALAVGVYLLPSPIDPKPYVLKGPPPALEGLLAVNTRLQKGRRLFTGKLHGPESFTADEKGNVYTGTVDGKLWRIGPDDSLTLITHMGQNLPECGSSTDYEPVCGRPHGVRLDRRGQLIVADSYLGLHSVDPKTGEKTLLLANSEGADGVPFAFLNGLEISSQTGIIYFTDSSSRWGRRHVKLEVIELNSLGRLLSYDPRTGNVTALLDSLYMPNGIVLSPDERFLLLAETSIGRILRYWLKGPNAGTKEVIMDNMIGYPDNIRLSDHGTFLVGMTTPRFRKVMPPFLDMIAPYPAVKRFLAKVVPLGWYSLILPRYALVLELGSDGEIVGSLHDPEGRLTWAISDVFQHRGRTYLGSTDLPFLPILEGWES